A single window of Candoia aspera isolate rCanAsp1 chromosome 3, rCanAsp1.hap2, whole genome shotgun sequence DNA harbors:
- the RO60 gene encoding RNA-binding protein RO60 encodes MEEGGSQMQPCNESQISNSEGGCTWQVTDMTRLRRFLCFGSEGGAFYVKEQKLSYESVDALLRLIEDGKGYEAVQEIKTFSQEGRAAKQEPVLFALAICSQCSDAKTKQAAYTAVPEICHIPTHLFTFIQFKKDLKEGMKCGMWGRALRKAVAVWYNGKNDMAIALAVTAYKKKNGWCHKDLLRLSHLKPANEGLAIVIKYVMKGWKEVQEAYKESRLSAEAEKVLKYLEAVERVKHTTDELEVIHLIEEYSLVREHLLTSHLKSKEVWKALLQNMPLTAILKNLGKMTANSVLEPGGPEVAMVCERLKNEKLLKKARIHPFHILVALENYKGERGYRGKIRWQPDKDILEALNASFYKSFKTVEPMEKRFLLAVDVSDSMLQKVFGSVLSASTVAAAMCMAVARTEKDSHIVAFSHEVVPCPVTEDMTLPQVLQKMSEIPRGATNCSSPVLWAQKTGVAVDVFIIFVDSETFAGDVHPATALRQYRERMGIPSKLIVCGMTSSGFTVADPDDRGMLDICGFDTGTPIVIQNFILDLI; translated from the exons atggaagaaggaggaagtcagATGCAACCATGCAATGAAAGCCAGATATCAAATTCTGAAGGTGGATGCACGTGGCAAGTTACAGACATGACTAGACTGCGCCGTTTCTTGTGTTTTGGTTCTGAAGGAGGTGCTTTCTATGTCAAGGAACAAAAACTGAGCTATGAAAGCGTAGATGCTCTTCTGAGGCTTATTGAAGATGGCAAAGGTTATGAAGCAGTACAAGAAATAAAGACGTTCAGCCAGGAAGGTAGAGCAGCAAAACAGGAACCAGTATTATTTGCGCTTGCCATTTGTTCCCAGTGTTCTGATGCAAAAACCAAACAAGCAGCTTATACGGCTGTCCCTGAAATTTGTCACATACCAACTCATCTCTTCACTTTCATCCAGTTTAAAAAGGATCTGAAGGAGGGCATGAAATGTGGCATGTGGGGCCGTGCCCTGAGAAAAGCTGTTGCAGTTTGGTACAATGGAAAGAATGACATGGCTATTGCTTTAGCAGTGACAGCATACAAGAAGAAAAATGGCTGGTGTCATAAAGATCTTCTCAGGTTATCACATCTAAAGCCTGCAAATGAAG GCCTGGCCATTGTCATTAAGTATGTAATGAAGGGATGGAAAGAGGTCCAAGAGGCATATAAAGAGAGCAGGCTTTCTGCTGAGGCTGAAAAAGTGTTGAAGTATTTGGAAGCAGTGGAAAGGGTAAAGCATACAACGGATGAACTGGAAGTGATTCATTTGATAGAAGAGTATAGTTTAGTTAGAGAGCACCTCCTGACAAGTCATTTGAAATCTAAAGAG GTATGGAAAGCACTGCTACAGAACATGCCCTTAACAGCAATATTGAAGAACCTGGGAAAAATGACAGCAAATTCTGTTCTTGAACCAGGAGGCCCAGAAGTAGCAATGGTTTGTGAAAGGCTAAAAAACGAAAAGCTTCTTAAAAAG GCTCGAATACACCCATTCCATATTTTGGTTGCGCTAGAAAATTATAAAGGAGAACGTGGTTATCGGGGAAAAATACGCTGGCAACCAGACAAGGACATCTTGGAAGCTCTAAATGCTTCATTTTACAAGTCCTTCAAG ACAGTAGAACCAATGGAAAAGCGTTTCTTGCTTGCAGTTGATGTTAGCGATTCTATGTTGCAAAAGGTTTTTGGTAGTGTGCTGAGTGCTAGTACAGTTGCTGCAGCAATGTGCATG GCTGTTGCACGCACTGAAAAAGATTCCCACATTGTTGCTTTTTCCCATGAAGTAGTTCCTTGTCCTGTTACTGAGGATATGACTTTACCACAAGTATTACAGAAAATGTCTGAG ATTCCAAGGGGTGCCACCAATTGTTCTTCTCCCGTGCTGTGGGCCCAAAAGACAGGTGTAGCAgttgatgtttttattatcttcgTGGATAGCGAGACTTTTGCTGGAGATGTTCACCCTGCCACAGCTTTGAGGCAGTATAGAGAG aGAATGGGTATTCCATCCAAGTTAATAGTTTGTGGAATGACATCCAGTGGCTTTACTGTTGCAGACCCAGATGACAGAGGGATGCTGGATATTTGCGGTTTTGATACAGGAACACCCATTGTCATTCAAAACTTCATTTTGGATTTGATCTAA
- the UCHL5 gene encoding ubiquitin carboxyl-terminal hydrolase isozyme L5 isoform X4: MAGGGSAGEWCLMESDPGVFTELIKGFGCRGAQVEEIWSLEPENFEKLKPVHGLIFLFKWQPGEEPAGSVVQDSRLDTLFFAKQVINNACATQAIVSVLLNCTHQDIHLGETLSEFKEFSQSFDAAMKGLALSNSEVIRQVHNSFARQQMFEFDAKSTAKEEDAFHFVSYVPVNGRLYELDGLREGPIDLGVCNQDDWINAVRPVIEKRIQKYSEGEIRFNLMAIVSDRKMIYEQKIAELQRQLAEIENIRRKHNYLPFIMELLKTLAEHQQLIPLVEKAKEKQNAKKAQEAK, from the exons ATGGCGGGCGGGGGCAGTGCTGGCGAGTGGTGCCTCATGGAGAGCGATCCAGGCGTCTTCACGGAGCTCATCAAGGGGTTCG GTTGCAGAGGAGCACAGGTTGAGGAAATATGGAGTTTGGAGCCTGAGAACTTTGAAAAATTAAA GCCAGTTCATGGACTAATTTTTTTGTTCAAATGGCAACCAGGTGAAGAACCAGCTGGTTCTGTTGTTCAGGATTCTAGATTAGATACATTATTTTTTGCTAAACAG GTAATAAATAATGCTTGTGCAACTCAAGCCATAGTAAGCGTGTTGTTGAACTGTACCCATCAAGATATCCATTTAGGAGAAACGCTGTCTGAGTTCAAAGAATTCTCTCAAAGCTTTGACGCAGCA atgAAAGGCTTAGCATTAAGTAACTCAGAAGTGATACGGCAGGTTCATAACAGTTTTGCTAG ACAACAGATGTTTGAATTTGATGCAAAGTCAACAGCAAAAGAAGAAGATGCCTTTCACTTTGTCAGCTATGTTCCTGTAAATGGTCGATTATATGAATTGGATGGTCTGAGGGAAGGTCCAATAGATTTAG GAGTGTGCAATCAAGATGACTGGATCAATGCTGTAAGGCCTGTCATAGAAAAACGGATACAAAA ATATAGTGAAGGTGAAATAAGGTTTAACCTGATGGCAATTGTATCTGATAGAAAAATGATATACGAACAGAAAATAGCAGAACTGCAAAGACAGCTGGCTGAG ATTGAAAACATTAGAAGAAAACACAACTACCTGCCATTTATCATGGAATTGCTGAAAACGTTAGCAGAACATCAACAGTTGATTCCACTAGTAGAAAAG gcaaaagaaaaacagaatgctAAGAAAGCTCAAGAGGCCAAATGA
- the UCHL5 gene encoding ubiquitin carboxyl-terminal hydrolase isozyme L5 isoform X1 yields MAGGGSAGEWCLMESDPGVFTELIKGFGCRGAQVEEIWSLEPENFEKLKPVHGLIFLFKWQPGEEPAGSVVQDSRLDTLFFAKQVINNACATQAIVSVLLNCTHQDIHLGETLSEFKEFSQSFDAAMKGLALSNSEVIRQVHNSFARQQMFEFDAKSTAKEEDAFHFVSYVPVNGRLYELDGLREGPIDLGVCNQDDWINAVRPVIEKRIQKYSEGEIRFNLMAIVSDRKMIYEQKIAELQRQLAEEEPMDTDQSSNILSSIQSEVAKYQMLIDEENQKLKRYKGAVQPDPCNKIENIRRKHNYLPFIMELLKTLAEHQQLIPLVEKAKEKQNAKKAQEAK; encoded by the exons ATGGCGGGCGGGGGCAGTGCTGGCGAGTGGTGCCTCATGGAGAGCGATCCAGGCGTCTTCACGGAGCTCATCAAGGGGTTCG GTTGCAGAGGAGCACAGGTTGAGGAAATATGGAGTTTGGAGCCTGAGAACTTTGAAAAATTAAA GCCAGTTCATGGACTAATTTTTTTGTTCAAATGGCAACCAGGTGAAGAACCAGCTGGTTCTGTTGTTCAGGATTCTAGATTAGATACATTATTTTTTGCTAAACAG GTAATAAATAATGCTTGTGCAACTCAAGCCATAGTAAGCGTGTTGTTGAACTGTACCCATCAAGATATCCATTTAGGAGAAACGCTGTCTGAGTTCAAAGAATTCTCTCAAAGCTTTGACGCAGCA atgAAAGGCTTAGCATTAAGTAACTCAGAAGTGATACGGCAGGTTCATAACAGTTTTGCTAG ACAACAGATGTTTGAATTTGATGCAAAGTCAACAGCAAAAGAAGAAGATGCCTTTCACTTTGTCAGCTATGTTCCTGTAAATGGTCGATTATATGAATTGGATGGTCTGAGGGAAGGTCCAATAGATTTAG GAGTGTGCAATCAAGATGACTGGATCAATGCTGTAAGGCCTGTCATAGAAAAACGGATACAAAA ATATAGTGAAGGTGAAATAAGGTTTAACCTGATGGCAATTGTATCTGATAGAAAAATGATATACGAACAGAAAATAGCAGAACTGCAAAGACAGCTGGCTGAG GAAGAGCCAATGGATACAGACCAGAGTAGTAATATACTAAGTTCCATTCAATCTGAAGTTGCAAAGTATCAGATGTTAATTGATGAAGAGAACCAAAAATTGAAAAGGTACAAG GGAGCAGTGCAACCTGATCCCTGCAACAAG ATTGAAAACATTAGAAGAAAACACAACTACCTGCCATTTATCATGGAATTGCTGAAAACGTTAGCAGAACATCAACAGTTGATTCCACTAGTAGAAAAG gcaaaagaaaaacagaatgctAAGAAAGCTCAAGAGGCCAAATGA
- the GLRX2 gene encoding glutaredoxin 2, producing the protein MALRALESLWVLRMGNSASTATAISNTATANKIKDAISDNCVVIFSKSTCSYCKMAKKLFQEMNVNYKAIELDRYENGSQFQDILHQMTGSRTVPRIFINGNFVGGAADTQRLHREGKLLPLVHQCQIQREGNSVPSYGFP; encoded by the exons AATGGGGAACAGTGCATCTACTGCTACAGCTATATCTAATACTGCTACAGCTAACAAGATAAAA GATGCTATATCAGATAATTGTGTGGTGATCTTCTCAAAAAGCACATGTTCCTACTGCAAAATGGCAAAGAAACTATTTCAAGAAATGAATGTGAATTATAAAGCCATAGAACTTGATAGATATGAAAATGGAAGTCAGTTTCAGGATATTCTTCATCAAATGACAGGCAGCAGGACA GTTCCTAGAATATTTATCAATGGAAACTTTGTGGGAGGCGCTGCAGATACTCAGCGACTTCACAGAGAGGGTAAACTGCTTCCATTAGTTCACCAATGCCAGATCCAAAGAGAAGGAAATTCAGTACCCTCATATGGTTTTCCTTGA
- the UCHL5 gene encoding ubiquitin carboxyl-terminal hydrolase isozyme L5 isoform X3, producing MAGGGSAGEWCLMESDPGVFTELIKGFGCRGAQVEEIWSLEPENFEKLKPVHGLIFLFKWQPGEEPAGSVVQDSRLDTLFFAKQVINNACATQAIVSVLLNCTHQDIHLGETLSEFKEFSQSFDAAMKGLALSNSEVIRQVHNSFARQQMFEFDAKSTAKEEDAFHFVSYVPVNGRLYELDGLREGPIDLGVCNQDDWINAVRPVIEKRIQKYSEGEIRFNLMAIVSDRKMIYEQKIAELQRQLAEEEPMDTDQSSNILSSIQSEVAKYQMLIDEENQKLKRYKKVQVKPSGSGKAVIH from the exons ATGGCGGGCGGGGGCAGTGCTGGCGAGTGGTGCCTCATGGAGAGCGATCCAGGCGTCTTCACGGAGCTCATCAAGGGGTTCG GTTGCAGAGGAGCACAGGTTGAGGAAATATGGAGTTTGGAGCCTGAGAACTTTGAAAAATTAAA GCCAGTTCATGGACTAATTTTTTTGTTCAAATGGCAACCAGGTGAAGAACCAGCTGGTTCTGTTGTTCAGGATTCTAGATTAGATACATTATTTTTTGCTAAACAG GTAATAAATAATGCTTGTGCAACTCAAGCCATAGTAAGCGTGTTGTTGAACTGTACCCATCAAGATATCCATTTAGGAGAAACGCTGTCTGAGTTCAAAGAATTCTCTCAAAGCTTTGACGCAGCA atgAAAGGCTTAGCATTAAGTAACTCAGAAGTGATACGGCAGGTTCATAACAGTTTTGCTAG ACAACAGATGTTTGAATTTGATGCAAAGTCAACAGCAAAAGAAGAAGATGCCTTTCACTTTGTCAGCTATGTTCCTGTAAATGGTCGATTATATGAATTGGATGGTCTGAGGGAAGGTCCAATAGATTTAG GAGTGTGCAATCAAGATGACTGGATCAATGCTGTAAGGCCTGTCATAGAAAAACGGATACAAAA ATATAGTGAAGGTGAAATAAGGTTTAACCTGATGGCAATTGTATCTGATAGAAAAATGATATACGAACAGAAAATAGCAGAACTGCAAAGACAGCTGGCTGAG GAAGAGCCAATGGATACAGACCAGAGTAGTAATATACTAAGTTCCATTCAATCTGAAGTTGCAAAGTATCAGATGTTAATTGATGAAGAGAACCAAAAATTGAAAAGGTACAAG AAGGTGCAGGTGAAGCCCAGTGGGAGTGGGAAGGCTGTGATTCACTGA
- the UCHL5 gene encoding ubiquitin carboxyl-terminal hydrolase isozyme L5 isoform X2, with protein sequence MAGGGSAGEWCLMESDPGVFTELIKGFGCRGAQVEEIWSLEPENFEKLKPVHGLIFLFKWQPGEEPAGSVVQDSRLDTLFFAKQVINNACATQAIVSVLLNCTHQDIHLGETLSEFKEFSQSFDAAMKGLALSNSEVIRQVHNSFARQQMFEFDAKSTAKEEDAFHFVSYVPVNGRLYELDGLREGPIDLGVCNQDDWINAVRPVIEKRIQKYSEGEIRFNLMAIVSDRKMIYEQKIAELQRQLAEEEPMDTDQSSNILSSIQSEVAKYQMLIDEENQKLKRYKIENIRRKHNYLPFIMELLKTLAEHQQLIPLVEKAKEKQNAKKAQEAK encoded by the exons ATGGCGGGCGGGGGCAGTGCTGGCGAGTGGTGCCTCATGGAGAGCGATCCAGGCGTCTTCACGGAGCTCATCAAGGGGTTCG GTTGCAGAGGAGCACAGGTTGAGGAAATATGGAGTTTGGAGCCTGAGAACTTTGAAAAATTAAA GCCAGTTCATGGACTAATTTTTTTGTTCAAATGGCAACCAGGTGAAGAACCAGCTGGTTCTGTTGTTCAGGATTCTAGATTAGATACATTATTTTTTGCTAAACAG GTAATAAATAATGCTTGTGCAACTCAAGCCATAGTAAGCGTGTTGTTGAACTGTACCCATCAAGATATCCATTTAGGAGAAACGCTGTCTGAGTTCAAAGAATTCTCTCAAAGCTTTGACGCAGCA atgAAAGGCTTAGCATTAAGTAACTCAGAAGTGATACGGCAGGTTCATAACAGTTTTGCTAG ACAACAGATGTTTGAATTTGATGCAAAGTCAACAGCAAAAGAAGAAGATGCCTTTCACTTTGTCAGCTATGTTCCTGTAAATGGTCGATTATATGAATTGGATGGTCTGAGGGAAGGTCCAATAGATTTAG GAGTGTGCAATCAAGATGACTGGATCAATGCTGTAAGGCCTGTCATAGAAAAACGGATACAAAA ATATAGTGAAGGTGAAATAAGGTTTAACCTGATGGCAATTGTATCTGATAGAAAAATGATATACGAACAGAAAATAGCAGAACTGCAAAGACAGCTGGCTGAG GAAGAGCCAATGGATACAGACCAGAGTAGTAATATACTAAGTTCCATTCAATCTGAAGTTGCAAAGTATCAGATGTTAATTGATGAAGAGAACCAAAAATTGAAAAGGTACAAG ATTGAAAACATTAGAAGAAAACACAACTACCTGCCATTTATCATGGAATTGCTGAAAACGTTAGCAGAACATCAACAGTTGATTCCACTAGTAGAAAAG gcaaaagaaaaacagaatgctAAGAAAGCTCAAGAGGCCAAATGA